Proteins encoded together in one Drosophila willistoni isolate 14030-0811.24 chromosome XR unlocalized genomic scaffold, UCI_dwil_1.1 Seg105, whole genome shotgun sequence window:
- the LOC6645985 gene encoding UDP-glucosyltransferase 2: MQIFVPLLLLLVVGSCELAKSANILCLVGTSRHNNPSWLRPLFSALAERNHSLTLLSTDPGKDDGVPEKNIVRIHLENEYDVVKKHFMVKETRYYHEHWSVKQLLVWYEALLGTCRGLIETEAMSHMKKKLDDILKKEYNLIIYDATFSMDCLLGLLPINQVAPIMGVSSGKLTTDLMAMVRAEDTINPARVPHYLTELPKKMNYWQRVLNHVMYLGESFVRWSVVVPVLNNVLQDPYENPSVQLMLLNTHPVLDYIQNLPPNVIEVGGLHISSKTEAMPEYIEEFMEQFLDGIIYINLPYIDLMNGLGPNAVIQMINSYPDCGFIWNAHGLAELPEKIPNLLMCDNINQHDILAQPQIKAFLNHGDSFSLQDAIYYAVPLIVLPLILEEFNNAQRIKERELGVVLTPSEFTLDSFIKPLKSVLNDATYTDALYQAQIKFRNRQQRPVELAIWHAEQLISEPQMYKYLAQPDTVGQNYFVIHSLDILILPLFVLITFVLNLVYLIYQIYEGYKLEKVPKKLSEKQKKLIKDKKNSKTNVPKKEEAGETTIGAAESKDSLKPKDE; encoded by the exons ATGCAGATTTTTGTGCCCCTTTTATTGCTCCTTGTGGTGGGCAGCTGTGAATTGGCCAAAAGTGCCAATATATTGTGCCTAGTTGGAACATCCCGTCACAATAATCCCAGCTGGTTGCGCCCTCTGTTTTCGGCCCTGGCAGAGCGTAATCATTCGTTGACTCTATTGAGTACCGATCCCGGCAAGGATGATGGTGTGCCCGAAAAGAATATTGTGAGAATTCATCTGGAAAATGAGTATGATGTGGTGAAAAAGCATTTTATGGTCAAAGAGACACGTTATTATCACGAACATTGGAGTGTTAAACAGCTGTTggtatggtatgaggcattaTTGGGCACCTGCCGCGGCTTGATTGAAACTGAAGCCATGAGCCACATGAAAAAGAAATTGGATGACATTTTGAAAAAAGAATACAATTTGATCATCTACGATGCGACTTTCTCAATGGATTGCCTTTTGGGTTTATTGCCAATCAATCAAGTGGCCCCCATTATGGGTGTTAGTAGTGGCAAATTGACCACAGATCTAATGGCCATGGTTAGGGCTGAGGATACCATAAATCCAGCCCGAGTGCCACACTATCTAACCGAATTGCCCAAGAAAATGAACTATTGGCAGCGCGTCTTGAATCATGTCATGTATTTGGGTGAATCATT CGTTCGTTGGTCCGTGGTGGTTCCGGTATTGAATAATGTTCTTCAGGATCCCTATGAAAATCCTTCAGTTCAATTAATGTTACTCAATACTCATCCTGTCTTGGATTATATCCAAAATCTGCCACCCAATGTCATTGAAGTAGGTGGTCTGCATATATCATCCAAAACTGAGGCCATGCCGGAGTATATTGAGGAATTTATGGAACAATTTCTTGATGGCATTATCTATATAAATCTACCCTATATCGATTTAATGAACGGCTTAGGGCCCAATGCTGTGATTCAGATGATTAATTCTTATCCCGATTGTGGTTTCATTTGGAATGCCCATGGACTGGCAGAGTTGCCTGAAAAGATTCCCAATTTGTTAATGTGTGATAATATTAATCAGCACGATATATTGG CCCAGCCTCAAATCAAGGCTTTTCTGAATCATGGTGATAGTTTCAGTCTTCAAGATGCCATCTATTATGCAGTTCCATTAATTGTCTTGCCTTTGATTTTGGAAGAATTCAAT AATGCCCAACGGATTAAAGAACGCGAATTGGGTGTGGTACTTACACCCAGCGAATTCACATTGGACTCATTTATCAAACCCTTGAAGAGCGTTCTAAATGATGCCACCTATACGGATGCATTGTATCAAGCTCAAATCAAATTTCGCAATCGCCAACAGAGACCAGTTGAGTTGGCCATTTGGCATGCCGAGCAATTGATATCCGAACCGCAAATGTATAAATATCTTGCCCAACCGGACACAGTTGGACAAAATTATTTTGTCATTCACTCATTGGATATCTTGATATTGCCATTATTTGTTCTCATCACTTTTGTGCTCAATTTGGTGTACCTGATCTATCAAATCTATGAGGGCTATAAATTAGAGAAGGTGCCAAAGAAAttaagtgaaaaacaaaagaaactaaTTAAGGATAAGAAGAACTCAAAAACTAATGTACCTAAAAAGGAGGAGGCCGGTGAGACAACTATTGGAGCGGCTGAGTCCAAGGATAGTCTCAAACCTAAGGATGAGTAA
- the LOC6646084 gene encoding mitochondrial inner membrane protein OXA1L has translation MLAKRVHIWRAANAWRLTTQIPASSNSCNKRDMHLAIRSNVRPAAMALPPQFLLSSSVGLGMTPRYASNTTPVAETVALPESVSTKELVDLPDIPEPPAVPAATELLSSTGTDAMEVLSVAGEPTFASIGLGGYTPVGIVQNCMEVLHCSWDIPWWGAIAIGTLVVRTLIFPLVIVAQRNSAKMSNNMPQMQLLQLKMTEARQSGNAIESARYAQEMMLFMREKGVNPLKNMVVPLAQAPLFISFFMGLRQMANAPVESMRDGGLWWFQDLTLADPFYLLPLITSATLYLTIEIGTDSARLSAANMNTMKYVLRALPLVIFPFTMNFPSAILTYWACSNFISLGQVAILRIPAVRDYFKIEKMLTHAPSALPAKKKGFVGGMKESWDNMKITKEIEERQRLDEIRFAKAGKGPMVKTFKHDPTKPKPNAATTTAYASSSTATASSVQQPHTGHTVGRVKDPTSTPPKQQ, from the exons ATGCTGGCCAAGCGTGTACATATATGGAGAGCAGCAAACGCTTGGCGATTGACCACACAG ATCCCGGCCAGCAGCAATAGCTGCAATAAGAGGGATATGCATTTGGCGATAAGATCAAACGTAAGGCCCGCCGCTATGGCCCTGCCACCACAATTCTTGCTGTCATCATCCGTGGGACTGGGAATGACTCCACGATATGCTAGTAACACAACGCCGGTAGCTGAGACTGTGGCTTTGCCGGAATCCGTGTCTACCAAGGAGCTGGTGGACTTACCCGATATACCAGAGCCTCCAGCCGTCCCTGCTGCCACCGAATTGCTCAGTTCCACCGGAACAGATGCAATGGAAGTTCTTAGTGTAGCAGGTGAACCCACATTCGCCTCTATTGGATTGGGTGGCTACACCCCAGTGGGTATTGTACAGAATTGTATGGAAGTTCTGCACTGCTCTTGGGATATACCATGGTGGGGAGCCATTGCCATTGGCACTTTGGTTGTTCGTACTCTGATTTTCCCGTTGGTCATTGTAGCCCAAAGAAATTCAGCAAAAATGAGTAACAACATGCCACAAATGCAGTTGCTCCAGCTCAAAATGACTGAGGCTAGGCAATCGGGAAATGCCATTGAATCGGCTCGCTATGCCCAAGAAATGATGTTGTTTATGCGTGAGAAGGGCGTTAATCCTCTTAAGAATATGGTTGTGCCTTTGGCTCAGGCTCCTTTattcatttcctttttcatgGGTCTCAGGCAAATGGCCAATGCCCCAGTTGAATCCATGCGAGACGGAGGACTTTGGTGGTTTCAGGATCTAACCTTGGCGGATCCTTTCTATCTATTACCTTTGATCACATCGGCTACACTTTATCTTACAATTGAAATTGGCACGGACAGTGCTCGTTTGTCGGCTGCCAATATGAATACAATGAAATATGTTCTAAGGGCTCTTCCTCTGGTGATTTTCCCTTTTACTATGAACTTCCCATCTGCTATTCTAACATATTGGGCGTGTAGTAACTTTATTTCCCTTGGCCAAGTAGCCATATTGAGAATTCCAGCGGTGCGGgattattttaaaatagagAAGATGTTGACACATGCACCCAGTGCCTTGCCAGCAAAGAAAAAGGGATTTGTCGGCGGTATGAAAGAAT CATGGGACAACATGAAAATTACCAAAGAAATAGAAGAACGTCAACGTTTGGATGAAATACGCTTTGCCAAGGCCGGCAAGGGACCAATGGTAAAGACGTTCAAGCACGATCCCACTAAACCAAAACCGAACGCTGCCACTACTACTGCATACGCCTCATCTTCCACCGCCACTGCCAGCAGTGTTCAGCAGCCTCATACTGGCCACACAGTTGGACGTGTAAAGGATCCAACGTCAACGCCGCCTAAACAGCAGTAA
- the LOC6646083 gene encoding pupal cuticle protein Edg-78E yields the protein MFRYVLIASAVLACAIAANPNDYNAYATKAASDIRPDGGFEYVYETSNGIAAQESGVGGNHATGSYSYYSPEGQLVQVSYLADENGFQPQSPWLPTPPPIPAAIQKSLQYIATHPQYQEKSQSSGRVSGGRFGFLKSIAG from the exons ATGTTCCGTTAC GTACTTATTGCATCCGCTGTTTTGGCCTGCGCCATCGCTGCCAATCCCAATGACTACAATGCCTACGCCACCAAGGCCGCCTCTGATATCCGTCCCGATGGTGGATTTGAATACGTCTATGAGACCAGCAATGGTATTGCCGCCCAGGAATCGGGTGTTGGCGGAAATCATGCCACTGGCAGTTACTCCTACTACTCACCGGAAGGTCAACTCGTCCAAGTATCCTATTTGGCCGATGAGAATGGATTCCAGCCGCAGAGCCCATGGCTGCCAACCCCACCACCAATCCCTGCTGCAATCCAGAAGAGCCTGCAATACATTGCCACTCATCCTCAATACCAAGAGAAGTCCCAGAGCTCAGGACGTGTTTCGGGAGGTCGTTTCGGTTTCCTTAAGTCAATTGCCGGTTAA
- the LOC6645984 gene encoding cytochrome P450 302a1, mitochondrial encodes MLTKLLKINCTSRQCTFAKPFEAIPGPRGPFGLGNLYNYMPGIGSYSWLQLHKAGQDKYDKYGSIVRETMVPGQDIVWLYDPKDIATLLNERDCPQRRSHLALAQYRKQRPHVYKTTGLLPTNGPDWYRLRSQLQKELSAPKSVRNFVPQVDGVTQEFLQFLRKSQQDQVIPAEDMLPKLTRLNLELTCLLTFGVRLDSFSAAEQHPKSRSTRLMHAAETTNSCILPTDQGLQLWRFIETPSFRKLRQAQLYMESAALELVEQNMQNPTKSASLISAYMDNRHLDRYDVVGTAADLLLAGIDTTSYASAFLLYHVARNRDVQQRLYEEALRVLPDPKEPLCADNLRTDITYTRAVLKESLRLNPISIGFGRILNQDTVLSGYFVPKGTTVVTQNMVACRLAQHFDDPLSFQPDRWLQQRNALNPYLVLPFGHGMRACIARRLAEQNMHVLLLRLLRNYELIWRGQTDAELDVITLLINKPNAPVLIELRSRF; translated from the exons ATGTTAACCAAATTGCTTAAGATTAACTGCACTTCACGGCAATGTACATTTGCCAAGCCATTCGAGGCGATTCCTGGACCACGCGGTCCTTTTGGACTGGGCAATCTTTACAATTATATGCCTGGCATTGGCAGCTACTCCTGGCTGCAATTGCACAAAGCTGGCCAGGATAAATACGACAAGTATGGCTCCATAGTTAGGGAAACTATGGTGCCTGGTCAAGATATTGTTTGGCTCTACGATCCCAAGGATATAGCCACTCTACTCAATGAACGCGACTGTCCACAGAGACGCAGCCACCTGGCCTTGGCCCAGTATCGCAAACAACGTCCTCATGTCTATAAAACCACTGGATTGCTGCCCACCAATGGTCCGGATTGGTATCGCTTGCGTTCCCAACTCCAAAAGGAACTGAGTGCACCAAAAAGTGTTCGCAATTTTGTACCCCAAGTGGATGGAGTGACTCAAGAGTTTTTGCAATTTCTGCGAAAATCGCAACAAGATCAAGTAATACCAGCCGAAGATATGTTGCCCAAGTTAACACGCTTGAATTTGGAAT TGACCTGCCTCCTTACCTTCGGTGTACGTTTGGACTCCTTTTCCGCCGCAGAGCAGCATCCAAAGTCACGGTCCACTCGCCTCATGCACGCCGCCGAGACGACTAACAGCTGCATCCTGCCCACCGATCAGGGTCTGCAACTCTGGCGCTTTATCGAAACCCCAAGTTTTCGGAAATTACGTCAAGCCCAATTGTATATGGAGAGTGCAGCCTTGGAGCTGGTGGagcaaaatatgcaaaatccAACCAAGAGTGCTTCATTAATTAGCGCTTATATGGATAATCGTCATTTGGATCGCTATGATGTGGTGGGAACAGCAGCAGATCTATTACTAGCTGGCATAGACACAACCTCATATGCATCAGCATTTCTGCTCTACCATGTGGCACGAAATCGGGATGTTCAGCAAAGGCTATACGAGGAGGCGCTTAGGGTATTACCCGATCCCAAAGAACCTCTCTGTGCTGACAATCTACGCACTGATATAACCTATACGAGGGCAGTTCTAAAGGAATCGTTGCGCTTGAATCCAATATCCATAGGTTTTGGGCGCATACTTAATCAGGACACTGTACTAAGTGGTTATTTTGTCCCCAAGGGG ACTACTGTGGTTACCCAGAATATGGTTGCTTGTCGTTTAGCCCAGCATTTCGATGATCCTCTGAGCTTTCAGCCTGATCGTTGGCTCCAACAACGTAATGCCCTGAATCCGTATCTAGTTCTGCCCTTTGGTCATGGAATGCGTGCTTGTATAGCTCGTCGTCTTGCCGAACAGAATATGCACGTATTGCTCTTGCGG CTTTTGCGCAACTATGAACTCATCTGGCGTGGTCAAACAGATGCTGAATTGGACGTCATCACATTGCTGATCAATAAGCCCAATGCTCCAGTATTGATTGAGTTGCGATCGCGTTTTTGA
- the LOC6645983 gene encoding bone morphogenetic protein receptor type-2 produces MRFATMNERIWSHCLIMALILLALAKASPVTPTKRQHSCISFMERDVHDEDNDLENNSEGDMYSSGEQQQQYQSSPLANESHQRICSDGYTFCFTLWNQTSNGSVIIKQGCWKDRNSICSQTECTSTAPTSRDTPLYYCCCSGDLCNAKVAVVEPAPLELANNLRIEATKRAAAKQHQSFWASTLLGCLVGVTALTIGILFAVQYCRVAKEKPEPEESPLAPSGPGYSSNLRNVDNMNLIGMLGSGKYGTVMKGLLHDQEVAVKIYPEAHHQYYINERNIYALPLMDCPALLSYFGYDERCTMDGRMEYQLVLSLAPLGCLQDWLIANTTDFTQCCGMLKSITRGISHLHTELRLGDQHKPCVAHRDLNSRNILVQADLSCCIADFGFALKVFGSKYEYKGEVAMAETKSINEVGTLRYMAPELLEGAVNLRDCETSLKQMDVYALGLVLWEVSMRCADFYAPGQMIPPYKAPYEQEVGSHPSFDHMQTLVVRHKARPLFPAGWGGGAAAKLVRDTCEDCWDHDADARLTSLCAEERMQEMSSLRPRLQAQPSSPLLNTNNLATLSTDDQSHSSSLITAAAVHHHQNQAQAQINSDTAVGLLQPPPNQQLPTEKNLMSLSYTQQQLQPYQGRNPCQERNLAPLPLRTAPVLVERSKKHSFQNANEENSLSCLEHDVSVEELIANHQHLQQRHHNQHNHQPHQSQKIYNPNSSSLGQGFPKQQNTDHKLKGWHGVRALIHKKLFRKAHAEELCRQLQLGEEKSNLKARPNNLQLDRSDQIGPPPIQLRSAEQRSGTPAHIVPRSLSSSLIKHTNNNSIQSHGHGNELQTLTRSKGRRPGHLRTNSLMMVTPSTAITEQQMRRQHSFEVFREVFSARGSSERLRDPSERVKTPGDVPPSVRKARACKTLSLYDDRMMDSSSLLNIL; encoded by the exons ATGAGATTTGCAACAATGAATGAACGAATATGGAGCCATTGCCTAATCATGGCCCTAATATTACTGGCTCTAGCCAAGGCTT CACCTGTTACTCCGACAAAGCGTCAACATAGTTGCATTAGCTTTATGGAAAGGGATGTTCATGATGAAGACAATGATCTGGAAAATAACAGCGAGGGCGACATGTACAGTAGTGgggagcagcaacaacaatatcaaTCAAGCCCATTGGCAAATGAGTCACATCAGAGAATCTGCTCCGATGGCTATACATTCTGTTTCACTCTATGGAATCAAACGTCCAATGGATCCGTAATTATTAAACAAG GCTGCTGGAAGGATCGCAATTCCATATGTAGTCAAACGGAATGCACTAGTACGGCGCCCACATCACGGGATACTCCGCTATACTATTGTTGCTGTTCGGGGGATCTGTGCAATGCCAAAGTGGCTGTAGTTGAGCCAGCCCCACTCGAGTTGGCCAACAATTTGCGGATAGAGGCCACAAAGCGAGCGGCTGCCAAGCAACATCAATCGTTTTGGGCCAGCACACTGTTGGGTTGTCTGGTTGGTGTGACAGCTCTAACCATTGGCATACTTTTTGCTGTACAGTATTGCCGTGTGGCCAAAGAGAAACCAGAACCGGAAGAGTCACCATTGGCTCCATCGGGTCCCGGATACAGTTCAAATCTACGCAACGTCGACAATATGAATCTGATTGGTATGCTTGGCAGTGGTAAATATGGTACAGTGATGAAGGGTCTACTCCATGATCAGGAAGTGGCTGTGAAAATCTATCCAGAGGCTCATCATCAGTATTACATCAATGAGCGTAACATTTATGCTTTACCCCTAATGGATTGTCCGGCTCTGTTGAGTTATTTTG GCTATGATGAACGCTGCACCATGGATGGGCGCATGGAGTACCAGTTGGTCCTATCCTTGGCTCCCTTGGGTTGCCTGCAGGATTGGCTAATAGCCAATACCACGGACTTTACTCAATGCTGTGGCATGTTGAAGTCCATAACCCGTGGCATTTCTCATTTACATACGGAATTGCGTCTGGGAGATCAGCATAAACCTTGTGTGGCCCATCGTGACTTAAATTCACGAAACATTCTAGTCCAGGCAGATCTCAGCTGTTGCATAGCAGATTTTGGTTTCGCTTTAAAAGTGTTTGGCTCGAAGTATGAATATAAAGGCGAAGTGGCAATGGCCGAAACGAAAAGCATCAACGAGGTGGGCACATTGCGTTACATGGCTCCCGAGTTGCTGGAAGGAGCCGTAAATCTCAGGGATTGTGAGACGTCGCTCAAGCAAATGGATGTCTACGCTTTGGGCTTGGTTCTATGGGAAGTATCGATGCGTTGTGCGGACTTCTATGCCCCAGGACAAATGATACCGCCCTACAAGGCTCCATATGAACAGGAGGTTGGCTCACATCCGTCATTCGATCACATGCAGACTCTGGTTGTGCGGCACAAGGCTCGTCCGCTCTTCCCCGCTGGTTGGGGAGGCGGAGCTGCGGCTAAATTGGTGCGGGATACCTGCGAAGATTGCTGGGATCATGATGCAGATGCCCGTCTGACATCGCTGTGTGCCGAAGAGCGTATGCAAGAGATGTCCAGCTTGAGGCCACGTTTGCAGGCTCAACCCTCGAGCCCATTACTAAATACCAATAATCTGGCCACACTATCGACCGATGATCAGAGCCATAGTTCCAGCTTAATCACAGCAGCTGCAGTGCATCATCATCAGAATCAGGCTCAGGCTCAAATCAATTCAGATACAGCTGTGGGTCTGCTACAACCGCCTCCAAATCAACAATTGCCCACGGAGAAGAATCTAATGAGCCTCAGCTACACACAACAGCAATTGCAGCCGTATCAGGGTCGAAATCCTTGCCAGGAGAGAAATCTGGCTCCCCTACCATTGCGTACGGCACCTGTTTTAGTTGAGCGCAGCAAGAAGCATAGTTTCCAAAATGCAAATGAGGAGAATAGCCTCTCCTGCCTAGAGCATGATGTCAGTGTGGAGGAACTCATAGCCAACCATCAGCATCTGCAGCAGCGCCATCACAACCAGCACAATCACCAGCCGCACCAGTCACAAAAGATCTATAATCCCAACTCCTCGAGTTTGGGTCAGGGCTTCCCCAAACAGCAGAACACTGATCATAAACTAAAGGGTTGGCATGGGGTGCGAGCTCTAATCCACAAAAAGCTGTTCCGCAAGGCGCATGCCGAGGAATTGTGCCGCCAACTGCAGTTGGGCGAAGAGAAATCCAATCTGAAGGCGAGACCCAATAACCTGCAATTGGACAGATCAGATCAGATAGGTCCGCCGCCCATACAGCTGCGCAGTGCCGAGCAAAGAAGCGGCACCCCAGCCCACATAGTGCCCCGATCTCTGTCAAGTAGCTTGATCAAGCATACAAATAACAATTCCATACAAAGTCATGGCCATGGCAATGAGCTGCAGACTCTAACCCGTTCGAAAGGACGTCGTCCTGGACACTTGCGCACAAATTCCCTAATGATGGTAACCCCATCGACGGCCATAACAGAGCAGCAAATGCGTCGCCAGCACAGTTTTGAGGTCTTCCGCGAAGTCTTCAGTGCACGGGGGAGTAGTGAACGTTTGCGTGATCCCAGCGAGCGGGTTAAGACGCCAGGAGATGTCCCACCGTCGGTGCGAAAGGCCAGAGCCTGTAAAACATTGAGCCTCTACGATGATCGCATGATGGACTCATCATCTCTACTCAATATACTCTAG
- the LOC6645982 gene encoding MIP18 family protein galla-2, with product MPTEIENLNPNVYGKIKERTVTAIEADENVPDPFDKREIFDLIRHINDPEHPLTLEELHVVQEELIRINDSQNSVHINFTPTIPHCSMATLIGLSIRVKLLRSLPTRFKVTVEITPGTHASELAVNKQLADKERVAAALENKHLAEVINQCISAKG from the exons ATGCCCACTGAAATCGAAAATCTAAATCCCAATGTCTATGGCAAGATTAAGGAGCGAACCGTCACCGCAATAGAAGCAGATGAGAATGTGCCAGATCCTTTCGATAAAAGGGAGATTTTCG ATCTCATCCGCCACATTAATGACCCGGAGCATCCACTTACACTTGAGGAGCTGCATGTGGTCCAGGAGGAACTGATACGTATCAATGATTCTCAGAATTCGGTGCACATCAATTTTACTCCCACCATACCACATTGTTCGATGGCCACCTTGATTGGCCTGTCCATAAGAGTCAAACTGTTGCGATCTTTACCCACACGGTTTAAGGTCACAGTGGAGATTACTCCCGGCACACATGCATCCGAGTTAGCTGTTAACAAACAGCTGGCGGATAAAGAGCGTGTGGCTGCTGCCTTGGAGAACAAACATTTGGCTGAGGTTATCAATCAGTGTATATCAGCAAAGGGTTAA